The genomic DNA AAAAACCTAATAAATTATTTGGTAGTTTAGTGTTGTAAAAAAGAAGAATTACAGATGAAGAAATTGCTATAAACTTTCTTTATATATCAAATACTGCCAAAAAAACAATGCTAAAAAAGAAGAGGTGTTATGTTTTTACTGAAGAGAATAGGTTACAGGGTAACGTTAAGCGAAATAAAGTTGTTTCCTTTTATAATTGCCTTTTTTCTTCTTGAAGAAGAACTTAATCTTAGTGTTTTTAAATGCAAATTTATTTTGAAATTGAATAGATTTCTACAATACATACGAAGAAGATAAAAATGTAAAATAATTAATATAAAAACTATGAATGAAAAACAAATTATCAAAGGAAATTACCAAGTAGGTGAAACAACTGAAAAAGATGTTGAAATAACTTATGATAATGACTCTGGGAAAGAAGAAAATAATATAAAGCTTTTAAAATTTCTCAATAGCCCATGGCAGTTGGTTAAAAATGGAGCCAAGTATGGTGTAAATGGAGCCAAGCGATTTTTTACCGTCTTGTTTTTATTTGGAGCATGCAATACATTTTTGTTTTTTTATGCAACAATAAGACTTTTTAGCTCAGGTTTTACTTTTACCAAACTACTATATACTCTTTTAGTACTTGTTATAGGAATAACTCTTACTGCTTTTGCAACATACCGAACCTATCAATATGTCATAATAGATACAGTTCGTGTAATTTATGAGAATTTAGCAAGTTTATTAAAAAAGCTAACGGACTTATTAGTAGATAAAGCGGCAGCAATATCTGGTGGAAAAGTAAACTTAAGTGCACAACAACTTTCAAAAGCTGTAGATATGGGAACATTGGTACACGAAACCTATAGTGGTTTGCCTCGTTTTTTAAGAAAAGGCATTGTGTTAATTTTCAGTAAAATTCCGTTGGTAGGAATGCTTGCAGATTTGAAAGATGATATTACTGCGGGTAATAAAGCAACAGCAAGCACTAAACTATACAATAAAATGGATGGTTTTATTACTGAATCAGTATTTAGCAATAATAATACCAAATGGGTTTGGTGGTTGCTTCCTTTAAATATAATAGGACTATTCTTACTGGTAAAGTTTACAATAGGATAAGTAATAGTTTGCTGATATTATGCACTACCCAAAATCGCTGAAATAAAAAGTCATTTTCTTTTAAGATCCTTTTAAATAGATAAGGAATCTAAAAAAAAATATTTGTACCAAAAAACGAATTAATCTTTTAAAAATTAAATCAAGTTTATAGTAGTTCTTGTAGCTTGTAGTAGGTTTTTACAGCGTATGTCTGCTTTAATCAGTTGTTTATGAGGTATGCTATTTTGTAAAGTGATTTTATGGAATTTTATTTAAATACAAATAGGATTTTTAAAAAAAAGAAATATATTTGCAAAAAGAAACAAAATTAAAATGTTATGAAAACAAAAGCCGTCTGCATGGTTGCTTTATGGGCAATCTCTATTTAGCTAAACTCACAAAATTTATTAAACCCCAATACTTGGACAGTAGGTTCAGGTTCGGTGTCTGGTTTTGAACAAAATGGTTCAACTGCTGAAAATAGCAGAGAATATGGTATTGGACCTGAAGGAACCAATGTTTTATTATGGAAAGCAACACCCGATTCTTCTAGAAATGCTGATGGTGGTTGGAATTCTTCTTATTCTGATATAGATCATACCAAAACATACCGTTTGGTTATTTGGTTAAAAAAAACGAGTTCAAATCATGGAACTTCTTTTTTTGGGTTTCATAGTCCTGACAATGGTTTAAGGTTGGATGGAACGGTGAATAACAACCCTTATTTTTGGGTAGGGGATTTACCCAAATTGAATAAATGGTATATGCTTGTTGGGTTTGTTCATGGGAGTGCCTATAACTCTACAATCAATTACGGAGCTATTTATGATGGAGCTACAGGACAGAAAGTTAAAGAGATTACGGATTACAAATTTAAAAACACAGCTACCGTTTTAAGGCATAGGGTTTATTTGTATTATGATATCAATACTACTGATAGGCAGTATTTTTATGCTCCTAGAATGGAAATGGTGGATGGAAAGGAGCCAACAGTGCAAGAGCTATTAGGGCGAAACGATAGTGGTTCTTCGAATTTATTAGCTCCATATTTACAAAATTGGACTGTAGGAAACGGAAGTACTTCTGGTTTTGCACAAAATGGATCGACATCTGAAAATAGTAGAGAGTTCGGTAGAAATCATATCGGAGAAGAAGTAATTTTATGGAAAGCAACCCCCGATGGTTCCAAAAACGGTGGTGGTGGTTGGAATTCTTCTTATTCTGATATAGATCATACCAAAACATACCGTTTGGTTATTTGGTTAAAAAAAACGAATTCAAATCATGGAACTTCTTTTTTTGGGTTTCATAGTCCTAACAATGGTTTGAGGTTGGATGGAACGGTGGATAACAACCCTTATTTTTGGGTAGGAGATTTACCCAAATTGAATAAATGGTATATGCTTGTTGGGTTTGTTCATGGGAGTACCTATAACTCTACAATCAATTACGGAGCTATTTATGATGGAGCTACAGGACAGAAGGTTAAAGAGATTACGGATTACAAATTTAAAAACACAGCTACCGTTTTAAGGCATAGGGTTTATTTGTATTATGATATCAATACTACTGATAGGCAGTATTTTTATGCTCCTAGAATGGAAATGGTGGATGGAAAGGAGCCAACAGTGCAAGAGCTATTAGGGCGAAACGATAGTGGTTCTTCGAATTTATTAGCTCCATATTTACAAAATTGGACTGTAGGAAACGGAAGTACTTCTGGTTTTGCACAAAATGGATCGACATCTGAAAATAGTAGAGAGTTCGGTAGAAATCATATCGGAGAAGAAGTAATTTTATGGAAAGCAATACCTGATGCTTCCAGTAATGCAGATGGCGGTTGGAATACAAGTTGGTTGCGTGCAAATGCAAATACTTCTTACCGATATAGTGTTTGGATTAAAAAAACGACTTCAATTAGTGGATTCACATATTTTGGGTTTAATGCCAACCATAATGGTTCATTAAGACTTGATGGAACTTATAATAGTAACCCTTACTTTTTTGCGGGAGATTTACCAAAGTTAAACAGATGGTACCTATTGGTAGGCTACGTTCATAAAAGCAGCCATACAGGAACTACAAATACAGGGGGTATTTATGATGGTACCACAGGAGAAAAAGTTAGAACAATAACAGATTATAAACTTAAAAATACAGTTACGGAATTAAGACATCGTTCTTACTTGTACTATGACACTAATACATTAGATCGGCAATATTTTTATGAACCTAGGATAGATCCCATTAACGGAAAGGAGCCTACTATTAATGAATTGTTGAAAATAAATAACGATTCGAAAATTATACTTTCCTATGATATTGCAGGAAATCAAACGCAAAACTTTTATTGTGGAGACCCCTCGTATTGCGCTCCTCCTGCTGCTCGTAAGGAAGAGAAAGAAAAAGTAGAAGATGCTGTTTCTTCAGAAATAGAAGAAACTACTATAGAAGAAACCGAAAAGGAAGTTTTAGAAAACTTTATTTCAGACGATCATGTACATATTTATCCAAATCCAACTGACGGATTGGTTACTTTAACTTTAGGAGATGATTTATTAAAAAATATCCACACTATTAAATTATACAATGCAAATTCTGTATTGATTAAAAATATCAATACTAAAGAGAGTAATACTCAATTAGATTTCACGAACATGCCTATAGGAGTGTATTTTGTACATATACATTTAAATAAAGGAAGAAGTATCACAAAAAAAGTTATTAAAAAGTAAAAGAAAAGATGAAAAAAAAATTATATACCCTCATTGTATTTTTATTATTTATAGGAGTACAGTTTTCTAATGCGCAAGATCCAAATATATCAGGAAGGAAATCTTTTGTTGAATATAAGTATAAGAAAACTGAAATAAAAACAAAGCGGACGTCTAATGAAGCAAAAAAACAGCAACACTCAGAAACTATTAATTCCTCCTCATCTTTAAATACAAAAGTAGAAGAGTTAGCCAGATCAGTTTCAACCGAAGCAGGTAGTACAGCTGGTGCTTTATCAGTATCCTTAACAGGAGCTGCAAGTTATTCTATTCCTATTATGGTGCCTCCAGGAATAAAGGATGTAGTACCTAATATAGCGGTAAGTTATACCAGTCAAGGAGCTAATGGTTTAGCTGGTTGGGGATGGAATATTTCGGGTTTATCTACTATTAGTAGGATACCAGCAACTAAATATTATGATAATAAGCATGATGGAATTGATTTTAAAGATGACCGCTTTTCTCTTGATGGCCAACGCTTAATCATAAAATCTGGAACTTATGGAGCAAGTGGTTCGGTGTATCAAACAGAAAATTACTCTAATGTTAAAGTGGTAGCTTATGGAACTTCTCCTTATGGAAGTACATATGGTCCTTCTTATTTTATTGTATATTATCCAAATGGTACTAGAGCTTGGTATGGAAATTCAGGGAATTCTAGAAGCAGGTTAGAATGGGCTATTTTTAGATGGCAAGATCCGCAAGGTAACTATGTAGATTATAATTATCAATCGGATAATGGGTTGTTAAGTATAAAAACGATTCGGTATGGAGGACGAATTGGAGGAGCATCACCAACGAACCAAATTAACTTTGCTTATATTTCAAGAAGCAGGCCTGAGAGCGTATATGTTGGAGGGTATAGTTTTAAGAGAAGTAATTTATTAAAAAGTATTCAAGTCACCGCAAGTGGTTCGCAATACAGAAAGTATGAGTTAACTCATGATAGTACTTCTTTAGAGTACCAACGTTTAACATCTGTTAAAGAATACAATGCTGAAAATAAAGTATTAAGGCCTATTGTTTTTGGTTATGAAGATACTTCTTCATGGATAAAAGATCGAGTAGTTTCTGCTGATTTATACCCAGGGTTTGATTATAAAACAAGTAATTTAATTGCAGGAGATTATGATGGTGATGGTAGAACGGATGTTGTTTTTTATGATAAAAATAAAAGAGATGAAATCTATATGCATACAAAGTTATATGATAGCATAAGTTCAGCTTATTCCGTAAAAACAGATGGCTTTTTTACAGATATTTTTTCTTCCACTATATTAGGTGGAGACAATAGCGTGTTGAGCAGTCAAGCGATGACTACTATAAAAGAAACGTCTTCTTCCAATAGCTCTTTTTCTTCAATTAGATTTAGAACCTTTGCAAAGCTCCCTTATGGTATTGTACATCAATATGATAAAGTTTGGAAGCCCTCAAAGTATAAAACAGATAATTTTTGTGGCAGTTCGAGCTATTATACAATTCCTAAAAAATATATTTCGGGTGATTTCAATGGGGATGGCTTAACAGATGTTTTGGCAATAGAGGAAGAATATACTACTACGAGTTGTAGAAAAAAAGATTGCGATGGAGGAAGTGGAGATCCAATAGATCTTCTCTTGAAAGCAGAAGGGAATTCAGATAAAAAACAAGCAAGACTTCCTATAGAACCAGATTGTTGTGAATGTAATTCATATACTGAAAATAAATACAATGCTAAGGTTCATTTTATTGACTTAAAAAGAGATATCACTTCAAATTTCTCACAAGTATCAGGGCACTTTAGAAAACCTCTTGCCCCAGAAGATAGATTGAATATAGGAGATCATAATGGTGATGGAAAACAAGATATTTATCATTTTAAAGAAGGCAAACTCTATATTTATACCTTAAAAGATAGTAATAATTTAATATTACTTCGTGAAGAAACCGATTCAGGGATAAAATTAGATAATCCAATTTTATTAGGAGATTATAATGGAGATGGAAAAACTGATTTTATGGTTGCTACTGCAAATAAATCTAATAATTGGCGATTTTTTATGTCTAAAGGTACAAGCTTTTATAAACAAACTAAAAGCCTTCCTTTTGCTTATCATCAAGATGAATTTATTAAAGGTTCTGTTACTAAAAGTGGAGTTTATATTTATAATCCTTATTATGAATACCGCTATACAGCTCAAGATGTAAATGGCGATGGAAAAACAGACCTCATTATACATAATACAATAGCACCGTATTCGGCTAAGGATAAATCTGTTGAGTATATCAGTATTTATAAAAGTAATCAAACAAGTTCAAGCGATATTCCTATATTTTCTTATGAAACAGGATATACAGATACTAGTGGACAAGTGGGGAAATATGGATTCCCAATATTTTTAGAGTCTAATATTACCAATGGTAATTTAGAATATGGCTATATCAGTGTAAACAATATCTTCATGTATGAGTTTGCAAAGGATCATAGAAAAGATGCTACTTTAAGAAATGTTACTAATAACGGTGTAAAAACTACAATTGATTATGAACGTTTAGGAATACCCGAAAATGAATATGATCCTCTTATATATAGACCAGATCGTAGTCAAAGTTATCCATACGTTAATATAAATAAGGCAAATTCGTTTCAATTAGTTAAAAAATTGACTGAAGAAGGAGCGGGAATAAAACGTTACCAAGATTTTCTTTATCAGGGGGCCGTTTCTAATGTTAATATAGGATTTCAAGGTTTTTTAAAAACCAAACGCAGTAATTGGTATGGAGATGATGTAAGTAGGTTATGGACGATTTCGAAATACGATATTACTAAAAAAGGAATTGTTACAGATTTATGGGTTGCTACCTCTCCTCATGAAACGAGTAATTATATGTCTAAAACAACCAATACATTTAATACGAGTTTAACAAGTAATAAAGTTTTTTCTAGCATTCCTACTAAGGTGGTTCAGTATGATGCCTTAACAGGGGTAACAACAACTAAAACAATCACATATGATGCGTATAAAAACCCACTAACAGAAAATACAGTTTATAATGGAGGAAGTGAAAACATTACTTATACCTATAGCAATAATAGCACTGTAAGTAATCAGCACTATCATATAGGTAGAATTACAAAAAAAGTAGCAATTAATACTATTGGGGGGAATGCTTTTACTACGGAAGAGGAATATAATTATAGTAATAATTTATTGACAGAACAAAAAGTAAGAGGGAATGGAACGCCTTGGAATACAGAAAGTTTTACCTATGACGCTTTTGGTAATGTTACAAAAAAAACACTTCGTCCAAATGGTTTGTCAGCAAGAACTGAAAATTTTAAATACGATGCTAGTGGGCGATTTTTAATGGAATCCATGGATGTTGAGGGATTAAAAACGATGTTTTCTTATGATAGTTTTGGAAACCCTTTGACAACTACGAATCCATTTAATCAAGTTACAACATTTTCTTATGATGGTTGGAATCGTTTGGTTTCTGAGAAAAATTATCTAGGAAAAATAACTACGTTTTCTTATGCCTATTTAGACGGAGGTGGTTTACTTAAAACAACAAACTATCCTCAAGGGGCTGAGGAAGTAGTAGAGTATAATGCGTTAGGGTGGATACTCAAAAGTAGAGTATTAGGCATAAACAATAAGTGGACACAAAAAAGCTTTCAATACGATGTAGCAGGTAAAGAAACAAAGGAAAGCGAACCTTATTTTAGTTCTCCTAGCCAGTGGAATACTACCGCATATGATAGTTATGGCAGAACGATAGCAAAGACGAGCTTTAATGGCTTAGTGGCAAATATTACGTATAATGGCTTAGTGACTACTGTTGATGATGGAACTAAAACGGTAAAAACTACGAAAGATGGTAGTGGTAATATTATAAAAATGGAAGACCCTGGTGGTATAATCAACTATACCTATTTTGGTAATGGAGTTATGAAATCAGCTAATTATGGAAGTCATGTGGTACGTACAGAGATAGATGGTTGGGGGAGAAAAACAAAATTAACAGATCCATCAGCGGGGACATATACTTATAAATATAATAATTTAGGAGAAGTATTGGAAGAAACTACCCCTAAAGGGAAGACTATATATACCTATGATGGTTTTGGTAAAACTATGACGAAGAAGATTCTTGGAAACAAAACCAATTTAAGCCTGAATTATACATATGACCCTAGTACAAAACTTTTAAAAAACATTTGGGGTAAAAATCATAATACGAATGAAGATTACGCCTATGTTTATGAGTATGATGCGTATAAAAGGCTAGAAATAACAACTGAATATACAGGAAAGGCAGTATATGATTATAGAGTAACTAGAGATGATTTTGGTAGAGTTGCTAAAGAAGCGTATTGGGCTCGTAATAAATCTAATGGAGAAATAAGTTATGTCAAAACACAAAACATATACGATGCAGGGGTTGTTACTGAAATTTTAGATGCTGGCAATGGAAAAAGTTTATGGAAACTAAAAGAAGTAAATGAAAGAGGGCAAGCTAAAGAAGTACTGTTAGGTAATGGAATGGTTAAGAAAAGAAGCTATGATGAGTTTGGATTTTTGACAAAAATGCTAGATCAAACTGTAGAGGCTTCTCCTAAAAAGGCACTGGATTTAGCATATAGTTTTGATACACAAAGAGGAAATTTAAGGAGTAGAAAAAATAATAATTTAGGTTGGAATGAGTCTTTTACCTATGATAATTTAGATAGGTTAACTAATATTTCAGGTTCTGTAAATCGTTCGCAACAATATGATGAGAGAGGAAGGATTACTTCAAATTCTGAAATAGGGGAATATAATTATACTAGCACCGCTTCATATCATTTGCAAGAGGTAGATTTAAATACAAAAGGAGATTTGTATTATCAAAACCAACCAATTCAAAAAATAACCTATAATGCTTATAAAAAACCGCTTTCTATTAGCGTTAAAGACAAGGCAAGAGTAGATTTTGAATATGGCATTTTACAAAACCGAAGCCATGCTTATTACGGAGGAAATGAAGCAAATAAATTAGACCGTAGGTACCATAAACATTATGCAGCAATAGCACCTATTGAAATAGAAGAAGACAAACAAGGAAATACTAAAATAATTACTTATATTGGCGGTGATGCTTATACGGCACCAGTAGTCTATATAAAACAAACGGCTTCAGGGAGTTCTAATGGGTATCATTACGTTCATAGAGATTATTTAGGAAGCCTTTTAGGAATAACTGATACCAATGCAAATGTTTTAGAACAACGTCAATTTGGAGCTTGGGGAGAAGTAGATAAATTCAAGAGCTTACATAGTGAAATTGATTTTGAATATGGTACTACTTTATTAAATCGAGGATATACGGGGCATGAGCATTTTATGGGAGTTGCACTCATACATATGAATGGACGTATGTATGATGCCAAGTTAGGGCGTTTCCTTTCTCCAGATAATTTTATACAGGAACCATTTAGTACCCAGAGTTTTAACCGTTTTGGATATGTATGGAATAATCCATTAAAATTTACAGACCCCAGTGGGGAAATTTTTTGGTCAGTGGTTATTGGTGCTGTTATTGGTGCTTATGTAGGAGGAGTCCAAGCTAATGGTTCATATAATCCTTTTGAATGGAAGGGAAACGCAAGCACTTTGTTAGGTGTTTTAGGAGGTGCTATAATTGGTGGAATATCAGGAGGTGTAGGAGCTTATGCAGCAGCTAAATTAGCTCCTTTAATTACTACGGCGGGTGGTTTTTTAGGAGGAGCTGTGTCTGGTTTTATTGGAGGAGCAGTTGGAGGAACTATTTATGGAGGCTTTATGAGCCAATTACCAGGAGGAGATGGTGATTTTTGGGGAGGAGCAGCTAAGGGCTTTATAATGGGAGCAGTTGGAGGAACTATTTTAGGAGGAGTAATAGGGGGTATAAGATCTGTATTTCATGGGAAGGGTTTCTGGACAGGTAAAGACCTTGCTTCAAAAGCTACAGCAAAAACAATAAGTTCTTTAAAGACAGAGAGCGTGCATGATGTAGCTCCTAAAAATAATTTATCCAATCAAAAACTTGATTTAAAAAGCTCAGATATTGTTAAAGAAGCTATACCAGATTATGGTTCAGTAAAATATAAAGCAGGTTACCTGAAAAAGGTAACAGGTTTAGATGGTCAGCATAATTGGAACAGACATACCATTGAAGTTGTAGCAGATAGAGGAAAAGTTTTTAATATTATTGGAGGAGACCAAAAATCTTATACTTTGATACAACATCTAGGCAAACACCATGGAAAGTCTGGTATATTTGAACTGATTATAGATAATGGAGTATTGACCCATCAGAGGTTTATTCCTGGAGGCATAATAAATGGAATACCTAATCAAGTGGTACCTAATGTAAGTAGAAGTGTTTCGCCCGCCTATCCATGGTGGAAATAATATTATAATATGGAAATATTTAAAAAAGAAATAAAATTTGATAATCTAGCAGAGGTTTATGTAGGCTTTAAACTAGGTATCATAAATGTAGATGAAGTTCTTAACCTTATTGAAAATGATAAGGTTGAGGATTTTGAAGCCAATGATTATTCAAGGTTGATAATAAATAGAGAGACTAATATAAAATTTAAGAGTGAATTTGAAGAAATAACTAATAGAATAATTAAAGAACAAAATTTGGTTGAAAAGAGAGATTTGGTAGATCAATATTTTTTACTACCAACTATAACTAGGATTTGGGAATTAGAATGTCTATTACGAAAAGTTAATGGATATAATACAGTTCCTAATTATAAAACTCTTGTTTTAGAAGGAGTTTATGAACTTTTTTATTTTTTCGATTATCCAAGTGAATGGAGTTTAAACAAGTTTATACTTTATTCTATGAACGACAATGGTAAATCTCTTAATCAGGATGAATTGTATGAAAATCTTTTATCTTTTGTTAATAAAGAAGTAAACTATTTTATAAATCGAAAATAACCTATTATGTTAAAAATAAATTATAAAGTATTTTTTTAATATTAATTTTTATTTCTTCTAGTTTAGAAGATAATAATATTCAGGAGTTTCAAGAAGAATCATTTACAGTACAGTTGGTTACTATAAATTCTACTGTAAATATATACGAATTAGCTACCTTTGAAAAAAATTAGCACATTTAGCAAAAGTTCTTTAACATAAATAAGCTAATTCAGCACTAGGGGAGAAGTAGATAAAATCAAGGGCTTACATAGTGAAATTGATTTTGAATATGGTACTACTTTATTAAATCGAGGATATACGGGGCATGAGCATTTTATGGGAGTTGCACTCATACATATGAATGGACGTATGTATGATGCCAAGTTAGGGCGTTTCCTTTCTCCAGATAATTTTATACAGGAACCGTTTAGTACGCAAAGTTTTAACCGTTTTGGATATGTATGGAATAATCCTTTAAAATTTACAGACCCCAGTGGGGAAGAATTCATTACAGCAGTATTAATAGGAGCTTTAATCGGAGCGACGGTTGGAGCAATGGGATATATTATAAATGCTGCAATTACTGGACAATGGAATTGGGGGAATTTTGGAATGTCAATATTAGGAGGAGCCATATCTGGAGCAATTGGAGGAGCAATTGGACCAACGGCATTGTTTAAATCCATATTAACCAATGGTTTTTGGGGGACAGCAGCTATAGCAGCAGCAAGTAGTTTTTTACCATCTTTGGATGTGAAAATTGGAGATTTTAGTTTTGGCCTAAGCCCAGCTTTAGCTTTTGGAAGAGCAACAGGTTTTGGAGTAAATGTAAGTGCAAGTTATCAAGACGGAGATTTTACTTTCTCGGCGGGCTATGGGGTAACTTTTTATGGGACAGCACATGGTACAGGGAAAAAAGGTTGGGAGTATAGAAAATCTTGGGGAGTAAATTGGGATGATGGTAAACAAGGTTTTGGAATACATAGTACCAATTTTAAAAGCGGAGAAACAAGCCAAAAGGTAGGTGGTATAAGCTATAGAAATGGAGATTTTGGATTTAGATACGAGAATGATGGAGCTCCATTTGGAGGAACATTAGGTGATGGATCAGATAGATTTAGAACTGCAGCTGTAAGTATAAATTATAAGGACTATAGTGTTGGTTTTAATTTATTTACAGGTAGTAGAACAGATTATAGTGGAGATGAAGAAGAAATGGCAAAAGGTACTCAATATGGGAAATATAATGAAAAAATGCCTGCTGGATTTGTTAAGGAAGATGGAGAAGCTTATAGATTAGGAGCTTTATATTTTGGTTATAAAGGATTTAGATTAGGAATAGATTCTGATAGACGTGTAAGACACCCTATTCAAGATATAGGAGCTCATTGGTGGATAAGTAAGCAGCCTGGTTTTTATAGTTATTCAGATAATATTGCAGGATATTTCCAATATCAATCATTTAACCCTTATACGTTATGGTAAGTAGATTTATATATTTTTCGATAATTTTTTCCTTGTTATCTTGCAATTCAATTGAATTAAGAAAATTAAGTAATTTATCAAGTGTAAAAGTCCCCAAGGACAATAGTTTCTATAAGGAATACGATGAGAAATTAAATGTTCAATTACCAAGTAATATAGATTTAACATCTTTATATGAATATGCTTATCAAATTGATTATAAAAACAAGAAATTTTTTAACACTAGAAAAAATAATAAATCTGCCTTTAAGTTTTATAAAAAAGGAAGAGTTAATCTTTTTTACTACGATGAGAATAAAAAAAATAATTTTGATTCAAATAAATATGGTTATAGAGGAATTTGTTATAAAGAAAAGAATAATTTTAAATTGTTATTTATTGCTCCCATAACAGAAAATCGAAAATATGGAGTACAGAACTATAAAATGGAAATGAAAGGAGAT from Tenacibaculum maritimum NCIMB 2154 includes the following:
- a CDS encoding polymorphic toxin type 23 domain-containing protein; this translates as MGVALIHMNGRMYDAKLGRFLSPDNFIQEPFSTQSFNRFGYVWNNPLKFTDPSGEEFITAVLIGALIGATVGAMGYIINAAITGQWNWGNFGMSILGGAISGAIGGAIGPTALFKSILTNGFWGTAAIAAASSFLPSLDVKIGDFSFGLSPALAFGRATGFGVNVSASYQDGDFTFSAGYGVTFYGTAHGTGKKGWEYRKSWGVNWDDGKQGFGIHSTNFKSGETSQKVGGISYRNGDFGFRYENDGAPFGGTLGDGSDRFRTAAVSINYKDYSVGFNLFTGSRTDYSGDEEEMAKGTQYGKYNEKMPAGFVKEDGEAYRLGALYFGYKGFRLGIDSDRRVRHPIQDIGAHWWISKQPGFYSYSDNIAGYFQYQSFNPYTLW